One region of Triticum aestivum cultivar Chinese Spring chromosome 6B, IWGSC CS RefSeq v2.1, whole genome shotgun sequence genomic DNA includes:
- the LOC123138989 gene encoding L-type lectin-domain containing receptor kinase SIT2-like, with translation MPSMKLASFLLLKLLLLSLGLSMAPPFLAGDEHQFSYSGFSNTNLTLDGAASITPNGLLMLTNGTSRSMGRAFYPDPLRFRNLSDGAVQSFSASFVFAMVSIYKDLSSNGIAMFIAPSKNLSAAMRMQYLGLLSNQNDGNQTNHIFAVELDTFQNWELQDMNDNHVGIDVNSLRSIQSHDAGFYHDKNGTFQSLSLDSQEVMQVWVDYHGEKMQIDATMAPLGMDKPTRPIVSANYNLSSVLTDVAYIGFSSAEGKITKHYVLGWSFGMNSPAPAINLSMLPKLPPGPRTKGGRRRLQVLEIILPLATAALILSVAAVVSLLVRRHLRYAEVRDDWEVEYGPHRFSYKDLFRATEGFDNKNLLGTGGFGRVYRGELSRSKLMIAVKRVSHHSRQGMKEFIAEIVSIGRLQNPNLVHLLGYCRRRGELLLVYEYMPKGSLDKYLYGEVDNSTLSWDQRIWIIRGIASALIYLHEEWEKVVVHRDIKASNVLLDDELNARLGDFGLARLYDHGVEQETTRVVGTIGYIAPELARTGKGTPLTDVFAFGVFILELTCGQRPIMQSTQDEQVMLVDWALEHVQQGSLDDAIDIRLKGQYNVSEAHLALKLGLLCSHPFACARPSMRQVIQYLDGHIEPPELPAHQSFQALALMQNEGFDSYIMSYRSSTSVGTISSISGGR, from the coding sequence ATGCCCAGCATGAAGCTAGCCTCCTTTCTGCTACTCAAGCTACTACTACTCTCCCTTGGCCTTAGCATGGCACCACCCTTCCTTGCCGGCGATGAGCACCAGTTCAGTTACTCTGGCTTTTCCAACACTAACCTCACCCTCGACGGTGCGGCCTCGATCACACCCAATGGGTTGCTTATGCTTACCAATGGCACATCCCGGAGCATGGGCCGCGCTTTCTATCCTGATCCACTGCGCTTCCGCAATTTGTCCGATGGGGCTGTGCAGTCCTTCTCCGCCTCATTTGTCTTCGCCATGGTCTCCATCTACAAGGACTTGAGCAGCAATGGCATCGCCATGTTCATTGCGCCGAGCAAGAATTTGTCTGCGGCGATGCGGATGCAGTACTTGGGTCTTCTCAGCAATCAGAATGATGGCAATCAAACAAACCACATCTTCGCGGTCGAGCTAGACACCTTCCAGAACTGGGAGCTCCAAGACATGAATGACAACCATGTTGGTATTGACGTCAACAGTCTCCGCTCCATACAATCCCATGATGCCGGTTTCTACCATGACAAGAATGGGACCTTCCAGAGTTTGAGTCTCGATAGCCAAGAGGTGATGCAGGTGTGGGTGGACTACCATGGAGAGAAGATGCAGATCGATGCCACCATGGCTCCTCTCGGCATGGACAAGCCTACAAGACCGATAGTATCAGCCAACTACAACCTCTCAAGCGTGCTCACAGATGTGGCATACATCGGCTTCTCATCTGCAGAAGGCAAGATAACGAAGCATTATGTGCTTGGTTGGAGTTTTGGCATGAACAGTCCAGCTCCAGCTATCAATCTCAGCATGCTGCCAAAACTACCCCCTGGTCCTCGTACCAAGGGTGGTCGACGTCGTCTCCAGGTATTGGAGATCATTCTGCCACTAGCAACGGCGGCACTCATCCTGTCTGTGGCTGCCGTTGTTTCCCTACTTGTGCGAAGGCATTTGAGGTATGCAGAAGTACGTGACGACTGGGAGGTCGAATACGGCCCGCACCGCTTCTCGTACAAGGATTTGTTCCGTGCAACAGAAGGATTTGACAACAAAAACCTCCTAGGGACCGGAGGATTTGGAAGAGTATACAGAGGAGAGCTGTCAAGGTCCAAACTAATGATAGCTGTGAAGAGGGTGTCGCACCACTCCAGGCAAGGCATGAAGGAATTCATTGCAGAAATTGTCAGCATTGGCCGCCTTCAGAATCCAAATCTCGTACACTTACTTGGCTATTGTAGGCGTCGTGGTGAGCTCCTGTTAGTGTATGAGTACATGCCCAAAGGAAGCCTCGATAAGTACTTGTATGGTGAAGTGGACAACTCCACATTAAGTTGGGACCAAAGGATTTGGATCATCAGGGGCATTGCATCTGCACTGATTTATCTCCACGAGGAGTGGGAGAAAGTGGTCGTTCACCGAGACATCAAGGCAAGCAATGTGCTACTCGATGATGAGTTGAATGCACGGTTGGGTGATTTCGGTCTCGCAAGGTTGTATGATCATGGCGTTGAGCAAGAAACTACTCGTGTTGTTGGCACCATTGGATACATTGCTCCGGAGCTAGCACGCACGGGCAAGGGTACTCCCCTTACCGACGTATTTGCCTTTGGTGTATTTATTCTGGAGCTCACTTGTGGACAAAGACCTATCATGCAGAGCACACAAGATGAGCAGGTCATGTTGGTTGATTGGGCGCTTGAGCATGTACAACAAGGGTCACTAGATGATGCAATAGATATAAGGCTTAAAGGGCAGTACAATGTCAGTGAGGCACATCTGGCACTGAAGCTAGGACTACTGTGCTCACACCCATTTGCATGTGCAAGGCCTAGCATGCGGCAAGTGATCCAATACCTAGATGGGC